Within Stella humosa, the genomic segment GCCGGACGGCACGTCCTGGCCACTGCCCTCGCACGGGCTGAGCAAGGGGAACGGCAACGGCGTCGTCTACGGCGTCCGGCCCGAGCACCTGAAGCTCGACCCCAACGGCATCCCGGCCACCGTCCAGCTCGTGGAGCCGACGGGCTCGGAAACCCAGGTCACGTTCCGCATCGGCCAGCAGTCGGTGATCGGCGCCTTCCGCGAGCGGGTCTCCGCCCAGCCGGGCGAGATGGTGTCGATCACGGCCGAGCGCGATCTCGTCCATCTGTTCGACCGCAAGACCGGTCAGCGGATCCAAGCCGGAACACCGGCATAAGAATGGGAGGGAAATAATGGCCAACATCATCACGCGACGCGACTCGCTCAAGATCATCGGTGGCGCCGCCGCCGCCGCGACCTTCGCCAGCCAGGCTGCCGCCCAGGCCATCCCGCGCGCCGACGTGGCCGCGCCCAGCCTGCCGATCGAGAAGGGGGCGACGCTCCGCGTCCTGCGTCCGGCCCGCTTCGTCGAGCCGGACGAGACCATCTTCCGCGCCAACGCCGCCAAGTTCGCGAAGGAGACGGGCGTCGAGGTCCGGGTGGACTTCGTGGGCTGGGAGGACATCCGCCAGCAGACCGCCGTGTCGTCCAACACCGGCGCCGGCCCCGACATCGTCATCGGCTGGGCCGAGGACCCGCACGTCTACGCCGAGAAGGTGCTGGAGCTGTCCGACATCGCCGAGTATCTCGGCAAGAAGTATGGCGGCTGGTCGTTCCTGGGCGAGAAGTACGGCAAGAAGGTCGGCACCAACAACTGGATCGGCATTCCCTTCGGCGGGTCGACCGGCCCGATCGTCTATCGCAAGTCGGCGCTGAAGGAAGCTGGCTTCGACAAGATCCCCAACGACCTGGGCGAGTTCGTGAAGGTCTGCGCGGCCTTCAAGAAGATGAACAAGCCGGCCGGCTTCGCGCTCGGCAACGCCGTCGGCGACGGCAACGGCTTCGCCAACTGGGTCGTCTGGTCCCATGGCGGCTATCTCGTCGACGAGGCGGGCAAGGTCGCGATCAACAGCAAGGAGACGATCGAGTCCCTGAAGTACCTGAAGGAGCTGTACCAGACCTTCATCCCCGGCACGCTGTCCTGGGGCGACGTCAGCAACAACCGCGCCTATGCCGCGCAGGAACTGTGGCTGACCGCCAACGGCGTCTCGATGTACTTCGCGCTGAAGAACGATCCGGCCACCAAGGCCATCGCCGACGACACCGACCACGCGCCGCTGCCGTCCGGGCTGGTCGGCAAGACGCCGCAGTCGGCGCTGATCCTGAACGGGATGGTGTTCAAGCACACCAAGTTCCCCAACGCCTCCAAGGCGTTCCTGACCTACATGATGGAGGCCGACCAGTACGACCCGTGGCTGACGGGGTGCCTGGGCTACTGGTCGCACACGCTGCGCGCCTACGGGAAGAGCAAGGTGTGGGATTCCGATCCCAAGCTGGAAGTCTACCGCAACGGCACCGAGAACCAGTTCTGGAGCGGCTACAAGGGCCCGATCAGCCACGCCGCCGGCACGGTCGCGGCCGAGTACATCATGGTGCAGATGTGCGCGGGCGTGGCTTCCGGCCAGCAGACGCCCGAGGAGGCCGTGCGCGAGGCCGAGCGCAGAAGCCGTCGCTACTACCGCTGACCGGATGATCGCCGGGCTGCCGGGGACCCTGTTCCCGGCAGCCCGGCACGCTTGTCCCTGGAGGACCGATGGCCGGCACCGACGTCACGCACGCGCAATGGACGCGCCCGAACATCCAGCCGTCCTGGCTCGTCCGCCTGTTCGACTGGAAGCCTTTCCTGATCTTCATGTGCATGCTGCCCGCGGCCGGGCTGCTGCTGGTGTTCCTCACCTATCCGCTCGGCCTCGGCATTTGGCTGGCCTTCACCGACACGACCATCGGGCGCAGCGGCGTCTGGGTCGGGCTGGAGAATTTCGAGTACCTGATGGGCGACCGGCTGTTCTGGCAGGCGGTGTTCTACAGCGTGTTCTACACCTCGGTGGCGACGGTCGGTAAATTCGGCCTGGGCCTGTGGCTGGCGCTGCTGCTGAATAACCACCTGCCGTTCAAGAGCCTGTTGCGCGCCATCATCCTATTGCCCTGGATCGTGCCGACGGTGCTATCGGCCATCGCCTTCTGGTGGATCTACGACGCCCAGTTCTCGATCATCTCCTACGTCTTCGTCGACGTGCTGGGCTGGCGGACCACCTATTTCGACTTCCTGGGGTCGACCTGGCCCGCGCGCTGGTCGCTGATCTTCGCCAACATCTGGCGTGGCATCCCCTTCGTCGCCATCACGCTCCTGGCCGGTTTGCAGACGATCTCGCCCTCGCTCTACGAGGCGGCGCTGCTGGACGGCTCCACCGGGTGGCAGCGCTTCCGCTTCATCACCTTCCCGCTGCTGCTGCCGATCCTGGCGATCGTGATGACTTTCTCGATCATCTTCACCTTCACCGATTTCCAGCTCGTCTACGCCATCACCCGCGGCGGCCCGGTCAACTCCACCCACCTGCTGGCGACGCTCGCCTTCCAGCGCGGCATTCCCGGCGGCAACCTGGGCGAGGGGGCGGCCATCGCCGTTTCGATGATCCCCTTCCTCGTCTTCGCGACGCTGTTCAGCTATTTCGCGCTGGCACGGCGGAAGTGGCAGCAAGGAGAGGCCAATGACTGACGCCGCGGCCGCCAACACCGACACGCCTTCGACCGCGACGGTCGCACCGGAGGCGATGCACTGGGACAATCGGGCGCGCCGGGTGGTGACGATCTATGTCCCGCTCGCCTGCTTCGTCTTCATCCTGCTCTTCCCGTTCTACTGGATGGCGGTGACGTCGTTCAAACCGAACGCCGAGCTCTACGACTACAAGACCTACAACCCGTTCTGGATCGCCAAGCCGACGCTCGACCACATCTACAAGCTGCTGTTCGACACGGCCTACCCGCGCTGGATCCTGACGACCATGACGGTGGCGGTGTGCGCCACGGTCCTGTCGCTCTTCTCCAGCGTGCTGGCGGCCTATGCGATCCAGCGGCTGCGCTTCAAGGGCAGCCAGTATGTCGGGCTGGCGATCTATCTGGCCTACCTCGTGCCGCCGTCGATCCTGTTCATCCCGCTGGCGACCATGGTCTACCAGTTCGGCCTGTTCGACAGCCCGATCGCGCTGATCCTGACCTACCCGACCTTCCTGGTGCCGTTCTGCACCTGGCTGCTGATCGGCTACTTCAAGTCGATCCCCTACGAGCTGGAGGAATGCGCCCTCATCGACGGGGCGACCCGCCTGCAGATCCTGCGGCGGATCACCCTGCCGCTGGCGGTGCCCGGGCTGATCAGCGCCGGCATCTTCTCGTTCACGCTGTCCTGGAACGAGTTCATCTACTCGCTCGCCTTCATCCAGAGCAGCGAGAACAAGACCGTTCCGGTGGCCATCCTGACCGAGCTGATCTCGGGCGACGTCTACCAGTGGGGGGCCTTGATGGCGGGCTCGCTGCTGGGGTCGCTGCCGGTCGCGATCTTCTATTCCTTCTTCGTCGACTACTACGTCTCGTCGCTCACCGGCGCCGTGAAGGAGTAGTGCACCTCCCATGAAGATCGAGCGCATCGACACGCTGATCGCCGACGCCGGCTGGCGAACCTTCTCGTTCGTCAAGATCAGCACCGCCTGCGGCATCACCGGCTGGTCCGAATACAACGAGGATTTCGGCAGCAAGGGCTTGTCGCAGGTGATCGGCGTGCTGGCGCCGCTCTGCATCGGCATGGACCCCAGGCGGAGCGAGGCCATCCTCGCCCGCCTGCACATCGCCACCCGCCAGGCGCGCGGCGGGCTGAACCAGCAGGCGATCGCCGCCATCGAGAACGCCCTGCTCGACGTGCGCGGCAAGGAAGCGGGCAAGTCCGTCTCGGCCCTGTTCGGCGGGCCGATCCGGGAACGCATACCGGTCTACTGGTCGCATTTCGGCACCTACCGCATCGGCCAGCGCGGCCGCGGCTTCCTGCCGGAACTGAACAGCTACGAGGACCTGGCCCGCCACGCGGCGGAGGTGAAGGCGATGGGCTTTCGCTGCCTGAAGACCAACATCTTCCGCTGGCGCGACGGCAAGCTGCAATCCTTCGTGCCGGGCTTCGCGCGCACCGTCGGGTGGCCCGAGCTGAACTGGGACAATGCCCTGCTGGAGGATATCCAGCGCCAGCTCGGCTGCATCCGCGATGCCATCGGCCCGGAGATGGGGCTGATGCTCGACACTAACTTCAACTTCAAGACCGAGGGCTACAAGCGGGTGGCCGAGGCCATCGCGCCGTTCCGCATGACCTGGCTGGAGATCGACACCCACGACCCGTCCAGCCTGGCCCTTATCCGGCGCGACGCGCCATGCCCGATCGCGTCCTGCGAGACGCTGCACGGCCGGCGGGACTTCCTGCCCTATCTCCAGAACTATGCCATGGATGTCGGCATCGTCGACGTGCCGTGGAACGGCCTGGGCGAGAGCATGAAGATCGCGGCGATGGCCGAAACGTTCGAGGTGAACGTCGCCCCGCACAATTTCTACGGCCACCTCTGCTCCTACCACAGCGCGCACTTCTCGGCCTCGGTGCCGAACTTCCGCATCATGGAGATCGACATCGATTCGACGCCGTGGCGCGACGAGTTCGTGACCCGGCCGCCGGTGATCGAGGATGGCGAGTTCGTCCTGCCCGACCTGCCCGGGTGGGGGACCGAGGTGAACGAAGCGGCGATCCGGGCCCGGCCGCCGAAGATCTAGCCTGCCCGTCGGAGGAAGCATCTTGTCGAAGTTCCGTATCCTGACGCCCGCGGGCGCCTCCTTTACCGTGGCCGGCGGCGGCTACGACTACGAGATGGAAGCGCTCGAGCATATCGACGCCGAGATCGTCGAGTGCCCGGCGACCGAGGCCGGCTTCATCGCCGCCGCCCCCGGCGTCGATGCCGTCTACGCCAAGGGCATGAAGTTCACCAAGGCCATGATCGGCGCGCTGGACCGGGCCAAGGTCATCACGCTGGGCACCGTCGGCGTCGACTATGTCGACGTGGCGGCGGCCACGGCCAAGGGCATCCCCGTCACCAACTGCCCCGACACCTTCATCGAGGAGGTGGCCGACCACGCCATGATGCTGCTGCTGGCGACCCACCGCCGCGCCTTCGAGCAGGACAAGATGGTCCGCGAAGGCCGCTGGAGCGAGGGCCGGCCGCAGCTCCTCCAGATCCCCCGCCTGATGGGCCTGACGCTGGGCTTCATCGGCTTCGGCCGCGTGGCGCGCGCCGTCGCCAAGCGCGCCGCCCCCTTCGGCCTGCGCCTGATGGCCTACGACCCCTTCATCGACGAGCTGACCATCTCGGGCGAGGGCGTGCAGCCCGCCAGCCTGTCGGAGGTGCTGCAGAACTCCGACTTCGTGTCGATGCACGTCCCGGCGACGCCCGAGGCCGAGGGCATGCTGAAGGAGAAGCATTTCCGGCAGATGAAGAAGACCGCCATCTTCATCAACACCGGCCGTGGCCCGACCGTGCAGGAATCCGGCCTGATCAAGGCGCTGGAGGAAGGCTGGATCGCCAGCGCCGGCCTCGACGTGTTCGAGGTGGAGCCGGCGCAGCAGGACAACCCGCTGCTGCGCATGCCCCAGGTCATCCTGTCGCCGCACAACGCATCCGCATCCGCCCGCTTCGACGTCGCCCGCAAGCGCCGCGTCGGGCAGGAGTTGTCGCTCGTCCTGTCCGGCCGCTGGCCGATGTCCTGCGTCAACCCGACCGTGCTGCCGAACAGCGGGCTCCGCCGCTGGCAGCCGGTGTCGATGGAGCGGGGGCCGAACTCGTAAGGGCGAAGCGAATTCCGGTGGGCGTTCATCACGCCCACCAATTCCTCTTCCACATCTTCGGCCAGTTGATCGAATACGGCCAATTTTGACGTACTCGCAACTCATCATCGACAGCGTCACAGCGGTGTGAGGTCGGGATGCGCAATTGCAACGAGTGCGTGGCAACGGGCTGCGAACGGATACCTTCTGTACAGGATCCGGCGAAGGGATTCGGAGACGAGCAATCGGGACCGGTGGGGCGGAGCGATGCAGCGATTGTGTCCGTCGTGCTGTCGATCACAGATCTGCTGACAACTCGAGGCATGATCTGCCTCGACCTGGCGGATATTTCATCGGTGCTACGGGCCGGCGGACCTGCGGTTTGGGGGCAAGGCGAAGCATCAGGTCCAGATCGGGCCCGCAGAGCCGCGGAGGGCGCCCTACTGGACCTTCGGCAAAAAAGGCTCCGGTAATGTGGGGCGAACTTCTGGTCGATCCCGGCACGGAAGGCTTCTTCTTCGACCGGGGGCGTCTCATTAGCCTCGGCGACCGATCGGTCGCGATACTGACACCATGGCCGCGACCAGGGGCTTGGACACGGCGATCAGGAAGCAGACGGTGGCGGCTTTACGATCCAGCCTTCAAGATCGCATTGCCGGAGGGGCGATCGGGGACGGCTGGCGGTTCGCCCGCCCGCGCAAGCTATGCGGAGGCCATTCCCTCCCAATTGCGTCGGCAACTGGAACTGTATCGGACCGGGCAATGGCGCGTGCTCGCTGCCGCGGCCTATGCCCCACGCTTGCTCGGCGTGATCGGTTGGAGCCCTGCGCTCGCCTTCGCGCTTTCACATGCGGCGGAATTCTGCGGCACCCAGTCGAAGGACGCTCCGGCTGCGATCGAGAGGCGCCTACGTCGGGGTTTCCGAGAAGCCCTCAGATGGCTGGGGTTTCATCAATCGCGGGCAGTTGCGCGATTGCTTGCGAAGATTCCCGCCTCACACGTGGACTTGGCTGGGCTCCAGTATCTGCGAGACCTGTCACACGATGATCGGCGGGTGCGGCGCCTGTCTCATATGCCGCGACTGACACGCCAAATGTTGCAACTTCAAAGCCACCATGCCGCTGGCAAGTTGGTTGGACCGGGTTTGCTCTTCGAACTGTCGCAGCAGGAGGACGACTGTTCTGGGCTATTGTCCCGATTGGTCACCATTCGTGCGGTGGCCGAGGAGCGGCCAAGCCTGCTGCGGCAGTTCCAGAGCATTGCCGAGATAGAAGCGGCGTTTACGAAGCTCGACCGGTGTTGGCGCGTTCCACTGCTTCAATGGTCAGCAAAACGACAGATTGCCGAGGTGGCGCTTCCGCCACCACCGATACCGGGGACCGACATCATCCGACCCCTCGACACGGTGCAGGCAATGCTACGGGAGGGGGAAACGCAGAACAATTGCACGGATCAGCACCTCGCTCGCGTGCTTCTTGGTCAGTGTTATCTCTACGCCGTTCACGCGCCAGTTCGCGCCACGGTCTTGGTCGCACGTGATCATGCTGATCGATGGACACTTGCGGAAATGATCGCGGCCGACGGCGACCCCGTGGAGGGACAGGCACTGGACGAGATTCGGACGTGGATCATGCGCTCGCAAGGCATCGAATGCCCCCTCCGCCAGCCGGCCGATAACTGAGGTAGGTCATGTCGTTGGCGAAAGGCAAGACCCCTCGACGAGGCCAGTACGGGCGGTATGGACACGCGGAACTGCTTCAACGCATTGCGACGGCGATGCAGGCATCTGCAGCTGGAGTATCGCTTGAGGATATCCGAAGGGACTTCACCGTCGAGCCCCTTAGCCGGAGCACTGCCGAACGTCTCCGCAACGCTGCCGAGCGGTTGTATCCGACCATCGAACAAGCAAATCCGGGCGACCGCCCCAAGCGATGGCGGATTCCGGGACGGCATCGTGGCCTGACGCCTTCGACGAGCGCGGACGAACTCGCTGATCTTGCGCTGGCCGCGCAAATATTGAGGCGGGATGGCCGCAGCTTGGAGGCGGCGCGGATCGAGCAACTGGCACTGAAGACCCGCGCGCAGTTAGACAAGCGCGCCCAGGTCCGACTGGAACCCGACCTAGAAGCATTGGTGGATGCCGAAGGGCTGATCCCTCGGGCCGCACCGCAAGTTCCGGTCGATGGGGCAACGATGGGTACACTGCGACGTGCGATCCTGGCCAATCGCGAGGTCCACATGCTCTATCGAGCCCGGGGGACGGGAGAGAAAAGCCAGACTACACTCTGCCCCTACGGTTTCCTCCATGGCAACGGACGTCATTACTTGGTCGCCTTCAGCTTGAACCCAGAGGTACTCGACTTTCGTCTATTCGCCCTTGATGGAATTGAGGACCTCGAGGTCCTCGATACGTCGTTTAAGAGGCAGCCGTTCAATCTCGCCGCATTCGCGTCTGAATCCTTTGGGGTCTTCCGCGATGGCGAACCTATGGACGTTCAATGGCAATTTTCGGCCGATGCGGCCAGCGATGCAGTCAAGTTTCGCTTTCACCCATCCCAAACGATGGAGAGGCTTGGTGACGGAACCCTGATTGTCAGATTCCGGGCGACCGGAATGCGGGAGATGTGCTGGCATGCATTCACATGGGGGAGCGCCTTGAAGATTCTATCGCCACCAGTTCTACGGGAAACGTATGCAACGCTTTTGGCGGAGGCTAGCTGGACCTTGCGCTCTTATCTATCGTCACAGCCTCATCCATCAGCGAATGATCTTGCGGTGTAACAAAATCGTGGAGGAATGCCTTGGCTCGCATTTTCGTTTCCGTGAAGTATCGATATAGAAAACGTGGCACGACGGCTTGGTCATTCTTTTATTGGTCAGGACAACTTCCCTCACGCTCGGACAGCATCCTGATTCAAGAATTGAACAAAAGGCATCCAGGCTGTGATGTTGAAATTCTCAGTATAAAGTGGGGATAGAAGCCGTATATTCCGCACTTTGCGTAGGGAGAAAGCGTGTGAAAAGACTATGGCGCTTACACATAAGGCCGCGCGAGGGCGATGGAGATACAGATCGCAGCATCGACTTTTGCATCAAGAATAATATTATTGGGATGGGATGGTCCGTTCCTGATTTAGGCGTTACACATTATTTTGATTTTCCTTTATATAAGGCGGCGGCGGAAAAATTCTATGATGGTACGTCTCCCTGGAGTAGTGTGCGTGTTTTCGGCGAAGAGGCAGCGGTCGGGGATCTTGTTTGGTTCAGAAATACCAAGGGATATTATTACCTCGCCGAAATAACCGGGCCATGGAACTATTATTACTCGGGAATACATATTTCTACCGACATCGTAAATTATCGCACAGCCCGGATTCTAAAGGTTGGTCTGGTTGATGCCGTTCCCGGAAAGGTCATCTCGTGCTTCCGGCCGCCGAGAACGTTTCAGGCGATCGATAGCCAGCAAATGCTGGAGTACAGCAGCGCCATGATGGGGCTGAAGC encodes:
- a CDS encoding ABC transporter substrate-binding protein, whose protein sequence is MANIITRRDSLKIIGGAAAAATFASQAAAQAIPRADVAAPSLPIEKGATLRVLRPARFVEPDETIFRANAAKFAKETGVEVRVDFVGWEDIRQQTAVSSNTGAGPDIVIGWAEDPHVYAEKVLELSDIAEYLGKKYGGWSFLGEKYGKKVGTNNWIGIPFGGSTGPIVYRKSALKEAGFDKIPNDLGEFVKVCAAFKKMNKPAGFALGNAVGDGNGFANWVVWSHGGYLVDEAGKVAINSKETIESLKYLKELYQTFIPGTLSWGDVSNNRAYAAQELWLTANGVSMYFALKNDPATKAIADDTDHAPLPSGLVGKTPQSALILNGMVFKHTKFPNASKAFLTYMMEADQYDPWLTGCLGYWSHTLRAYGKSKVWDSDPKLEVYRNGTENQFWSGYKGPISHAAGTVAAEYIMVQMCAGVASGQQTPEEAVREAERRSRRYYR
- a CDS encoding mandelate racemase/muconate lactonizing enzyme family protein, which produces MKIERIDTLIADAGWRTFSFVKISTACGITGWSEYNEDFGSKGLSQVIGVLAPLCIGMDPRRSEAILARLHIATRQARGGLNQQAIAAIENALLDVRGKEAGKSVSALFGGPIRERIPVYWSHFGTYRIGQRGRGFLPELNSYEDLARHAAEVKAMGFRCLKTNIFRWRDGKLQSFVPGFARTVGWPELNWDNALLEDIQRQLGCIRDAIGPEMGLMLDTNFNFKTEGYKRVAEAIAPFRMTWLEIDTHDPSSLALIRRDAPCPIASCETLHGRRDFLPYLQNYAMDVGIVDVPWNGLGESMKIAAMAETFEVNVAPHNFYGHLCSYHSAHFSASVPNFRIMEIDIDSTPWRDEFVTRPPVIEDGEFVLPDLPGWGTEVNEAAIRARPPKI
- a CDS encoding carbohydrate ABC transporter permease — protein: MTDAAAANTDTPSTATVAPEAMHWDNRARRVVTIYVPLACFVFILLFPFYWMAVTSFKPNAELYDYKTYNPFWIAKPTLDHIYKLLFDTAYPRWILTTMTVAVCATVLSLFSSVLAAYAIQRLRFKGSQYVGLAIYLAYLVPPSILFIPLATMVYQFGLFDSPIALILTYPTFLVPFCTWLLIGYFKSIPYELEECALIDGATRLQILRRITLPLAVPGLISAGIFSFTLSWNEFIYSLAFIQSSENKTVPVAILTELISGDVYQWGALMAGSLLGSLPVAIFYSFFVDYYVSSLTGAVKE
- a CDS encoding helix-turn-helix transcriptional regulator, whose protein sequence is MSLAKGKTPRRGQYGRYGHAELLQRIATAMQASAAGVSLEDIRRDFTVEPLSRSTAERLRNAAERLYPTIEQANPGDRPKRWRIPGRHRGLTPSTSADELADLALAAQILRRDGRSLEAARIEQLALKTRAQLDKRAQVRLEPDLEALVDAEGLIPRAAPQVPVDGATMGTLRRAILANREVHMLYRARGTGEKSQTTLCPYGFLHGNGRHYLVAFSLNPEVLDFRLFALDGIEDLEVLDTSFKRQPFNLAAFASESFGVFRDGEPMDVQWQFSADAASDAVKFRFHPSQTMERLGDGTLIVRFRATGMREMCWHAFTWGSALKILSPPVLRETYATLLAEASWTLRSYLSSQPHPSANDLAV
- a CDS encoding carbohydrate ABC transporter permease, yielding MAGTDVTHAQWTRPNIQPSWLVRLFDWKPFLIFMCMLPAAGLLLVFLTYPLGLGIWLAFTDTTIGRSGVWVGLENFEYLMGDRLFWQAVFYSVFYTSVATVGKFGLGLWLALLLNNHLPFKSLLRAIILLPWIVPTVLSAIAFWWIYDAQFSIISYVFVDVLGWRTTYFDFLGSTWPARWSLIFANIWRGIPFVAITLLAGLQTISPSLYEAALLDGSTGWQRFRFITFPLLLPILAIVMTFSIIFTFTDFQLVYAITRGGPVNSTHLLATLAFQRGIPGGNLGEGAAIAVSMIPFLVFATLFSYFALARRKWQQGEAND
- a CDS encoding C-terminal binding protein, whose translation is MSKFRILTPAGASFTVAGGGYDYEMEALEHIDAEIVECPATEAGFIAAAPGVDAVYAKGMKFTKAMIGALDRAKVITLGTVGVDYVDVAAATAKGIPVTNCPDTFIEEVADHAMMLLLATHRRAFEQDKMVREGRWSEGRPQLLQIPRLMGLTLGFIGFGRVARAVAKRAAPFGLRLMAYDPFIDELTISGEGVQPASLSEVLQNSDFVSMHVPATPEAEGMLKEKHFRQMKKTAIFINTGRGPTVQESGLIKALEEGWIASAGLDVFEVEPAQQDNPLLRMPQVILSPHNASASARFDVARKRRVGQELSLVLSGRWPMSCVNPTVLPNSGLRRWQPVSMERGPNS